A stretch of the Capsicum annuum cultivar UCD-10X-F1 chromosome 10, UCD10Xv1.1, whole genome shotgun sequence genome encodes the following:
- the LOC124887804 gene encoding uncharacterized protein LOC124887804, with amino-acid sequence MRRPYQGTFISASTLDEAGHILPLAYGVVDSKNDSSWTWFFQQFKCAFGERDNIKSKDKLTGEFFAMAKAYELNDFDELMCKVGKIDNRVKVYLENIGFEKWSRVYAPINRGRMMTSNIAECINSRLVEARELPILEFLEQMYQSDTSGSHMYHFDTYVEICCHLKIRESSNYIYGVYEEGRNYIVRLDNRTCNCGRFQLDEIPYAHAIAVLKSKHIKEMNPYFSDYYKKEALMKTYEMTLCPMPDKQDWKVTPEVLEDVVLPPKYKHPPGRPKKGRKKKSSENFSSTSNHWGKCGYEGHNRRTCNYLPKEM; translated from the exons ATGAGAAGACCATATCAGGGAACATTCATTTCAGCTAGCACACTTGATGAAGCAG GACATATATTGCCACTCGCGTATGGGGTTGTAGATTCTAAGAATGATTCATCCTGGACTTggtttttccagcaattcaagtgTGCTTTTGGTGAGAGGGATAATAT AAAGAGTAAGGACAAGCTGACAGGAGAGTTTTTTGCCATGGCTAAAGCGTACGAGTTGAATGATTTTGATGAACTTATGTGTAAAGTGGGAAAGATTGACAATAGAGTTAAGGTATATTTGGAAAATATTGGATTTGAAAAGTGGTCACGAGTTTATGCTCCAATAAATAGGGGGAGGATGATGACTTCCAACATTGCAGAATGTATCAACTCTCGTCTTGTTGAGGCTCGTGAACTGCCAATTTTAGAATTTCTTGAACAG ATGTATCAAAGTGATACATCTGGGAGTCATatgtatcattttgatacatATGTTGAAATATGCTGCCACTTGAAA ATTAGGGAATCAAGTAACTACATATACGGTGTGTATGAAGAAGGAAGAAATTACATTGTCCGGTTGGACAATAGAACTTGCAACTGTGGTAGATTTCAACTTGATGAGATACCATACGCGCACGCCATTGCTGTTTTGAAAAGCAAACATATAAAGGAAATGAATCCATACTTCTCAGATTACTACAAGAAGGAGGCATTGATGAAGACTTATGAAATGACGCTTTGTCCAATGCCCGATAAACAAGACTGGAAAGTAACACCGGAGGTGTTAGAAGATGTGGTTTTGCCTCCAAAATATAAACACCCACCAGGAAGACCCAAGAAaggtagaaaaaagaaaagtagtgAAAATTTTTCATCAACATCAAATCATTGGGGCAAGTGTGGGTACGAAGGACACAATAGACGTACTTGCAACTACCTTCCAAAAGAGATGTGA